The Methanococcoides sp. AM1 genome contains a region encoding:
- a CDS encoding fasciclin domain-containing protein has translation MTAAASAAPDTVADIINDSENHTILEAALNDTGLTGALSAEDGNFTVFAPTDEAFAALPEGTLDALLADEEALAGVLTYHVVAGEFMAADVVSMDSAETVQGSEITFTVTDDGVMVNDATVVITDIEASNGVIHVIDAVLIP, from the coding sequence TTGACAGCAGCTGCAAGCGCCGCACCAGATACTGTGGCAGACATAATCAATGATAGTGAAAACCATACTATTCTTGAAGCAGCATTAAATGATACTGGCTTAACGGGAGCTCTCTCAGCAGAAGACGGAAATTTCACAGTATTCGCACCAACAGATGAAGCATTTGCAGCATTACCTGAAGGAACTCTTGATGCATTACTTGCAGATGAAGAGGCTCTTGCAGGTGTACTGACATACCACGTGGTTGCAGGTGAATTCATGGCAGCAGATGTTGTATCAATGGATTCAGCTGAAACTGTCCAGGGAAGTGAAATTACCTTCACTGTAACAGACGATGGTGTAATGGTCAATGATGCAACTGTTGTGATTACAGACATTGAAGCAAGTAACGGGGTCATACACGTCATTGACGCAGTACTGATACC